ACTTTTGTTTTCTCTACCAACCATTCACTTTCATTTGCGATTAACGCTGATGAAGCTTCAGAAACACCATAAACTCCTACTTTTTTCTTTACTACTTCTGATGGATTTGCTACATCGATACTATTGAGTTCATCTCCATTATAGGTAATTAATGGAATGTCTAATTTAGCAACGATGTCTAAATAAGCTTGTTCTTCAGCTTTAATATCAGCAGAACCAATAGCCATTACACTTTCAATTGCCACTTGTTGTTTTTGTAGCTCTTCACATAATATTTTCTCGAATAATTCTGGTTCAATATCCTTTGAACAACCGCTTCCTAATGCAATACATTTAGGATGAAAAGCTAACGTTGGTAAATCTAATTGAATTAACTCATATCCAACATATAGTAAAGCTTCATGTTTTTCTGTAACTACAGCATCTAAACTGTAATAAATAGTCACAAAATCCGGACAGGTTTTTTCTAAAAATTCAGTTCCTTTATCTTTTACTTTTAAAACTAAAGCAATCGGTTTTCTATTAACAAATAGAGAAATAATAACATTTAGTTCGGTATTACATTTCTGAGCCCAACCGTATTGTTCTGCTAACATATCCAAACTCCACAAATCTTGTAAATCGCTAGAGGTAGAAACAACAGAAGTCGCTTGTAAAATTCTACTGATTTGCGCTGTTAGTTCATTCGCTTTACCTATATGTCCGCTTAACACAGACTGTGCAAACTTCCCTTGGTCATCAATATTCACTACAGCAGGATCTGTTTTTTTATCTTCAATTACACTTGCTATACTTCGCACACAAATACCTAAAGCTCCAATAAAAAGCCAAGCATCGTATTTCTGAAATGAAGCTTCCATTAACTCTTTAACAGAATCGATCTGTTTTATATCTTTTGTTTCTTCAACTTCTCTTGTTGTAAAAACTTTACTTCTGTAAAACTCATTTTGCAATGTTTTAGCAATTTCTAATCCGTTATCTGTAAAACTGATTATTGCTACTTTTAAAACTTGTTCTGCCATATTCTTATTTCCCTTCTATTTTCACTGCTTTCAATAAGCAGATAGGATTATGTAAATCTAAGGTTAAATTTATCTCTTCTGTTAATTTCCAACCTAAGTTTTTACAGCTTTCTATAAATGATAGTCTACTAGTTTCTTTTACTGTATTCATCACAATAATAGCATTGGAAGTTATCACTTTATTTACTTTCATGAGTAACTCTTCTAATCTACCTCCATGCCCACCTATAAAAACTGTATCTGGTTGATTATATGTTTCTATATCTTCTTCAAAAAAATCACCTATAATTTCTTGAATTCCTGGAACTCCAAATGTTTTTTGATTCTGATATAGTATTTCTTCGCATTCTTCTCTTTTTTCAAAAGCTACAACTTCTAAATTAGGATTCTTCAATTTTGCTTCAATTGCAATTGATCCCGTACAGAATCCGATATCCCAAAATACTTTTGCATTTAATATTTCTAGTAGATGTAAGGTAGTTAAACGAATTGGCATTTTAGTAATCATTTTGGGTCTACCAGGTAATCCTTTAAAATTTCCATCTTGAATTCCAAAATGTTGTTTTCTTTTCTCTATTCTGTGTAATAAAACACAGTTGAGTTTATGATATTCGTAACCTAAAGCTTCTGATAATGTTAAGGTTTGAACTTTTTCATGTTCACCTTCTAAATCTTCTCCGATACTTATTTTATAATTTGTAAATCCATATTGAAGTAATCTTTCCGCAATTGCTTTCGGATTTTTATCCGCATCCGTTAATACACCAATTAAACTTTTTTGTTGTATTAATGCTGCATCTAATGCTTTCCATGTTCTACCGTGAACACTAACTGCTATTAACTCATTACTGTTGGTATTTGTTTTATTGGCTAGCAATTGAATTGAACTAAAGTAAGGCTCAGTATGGATTACAGCATTTGGATATTTATTCTGAAGTGTGTTTGAAAAACCATAAAATAACGGATTTCCTGAAGCAAAAATGACAACATTGGTTTGTGCATTTTCATACTGATGAAATACTGTTGACATCGGACTTTTAATGTAAATCCATTGGTAGTCTTTGGGAAGTACATCTTTAACCAATTCTAAATGGCGTTTACCTCCACTAAAAACTGTCGTATTTCTAATTAACTCGTTTTGTTCATTAGAAAAAACAGGTTTCGAATTCCCTATGCCAATTACATGAAATATCATTTATATTTTTCTTGAATTACAACTTCATGCTGAAGTTTTTTATAATCCCACTTTTTAATTTCTAATTCAGGTTTATTATAGAACTTATCTGTATAACCGAAACACAAATATCCAATTAATTGATTTTCTTTAGGAGCATTTAAAATACCTTTCACCTTTTCAGGATCTAAAATACTTACCCAACCCATGCCAATGTTTAGGGATCTTGCCATTAACCACATATTTTGGATCGCACAAACTACGCTGTATTTCCCCATATTAGGCATACTTGTTTGTCCTAATACAGGTTCTTTTTTAGGCTTGTAAAACACCGCAATATTCAATGGAGACTCGGTAATTCCTTCTAACTTTAATCGAATATATTTTTGTCGCTTTTCATCTGAAAACTGAGCTATTGCTTTTTCATTTTCTTCTTGAAATGAACCACGTATCGCTTCTTTAGTTTTTTCATCATAAATAATAACAAATTCCCAAGGTTGTGAAAATCCGACTGATGGTGCCGCTAAAGCTGCTTGCAATATCCTATCCACATCCTCTTCTACAACAGGATCTTTCTTAAAATGATTTCCTCTTACATCTCTACGATGCAATAAGATTTCTTCTAGAATCTGTTGCTCTTCTTCATTAAAAAAACGTTGTATTTCGTTTTCCATCTTTAGGATAATTCTAATTTAGAAACTTCATCTAAAGTAAAAGCTGCATTTACAATAGCTGCTGCAAAATTGCTACCACCACGTCGCTCTGTAATTAGCGCAAACGAAGTCTCTTTTTGCATTTTTAAACGTTCTTTAGATTCTATCACATTTATAAATCCTACTGGCGCTCCAACAATTCCTATTGGTTGTATTATTCCTTCATGTACTTGATCTACAATTTCAATTAAGGCTGTTGGTGCATTTCCTATGACAAATAATGCATTTGGATATTTTTCCGCAGCACGTTTTATTCCAGCTTGGGATCTAGTTAATCCTTCTTCTGCTGCTAACTTTAGTGTTTCTTCATCGTTTAATAAACAAACAACTTCATTGTTATATTTTCCTGTAAAAGCTCTTGTAATTCCTGCTTTTACCATAGTTACATCTGTTACAATTACTCCACCATTCTTTAAATAATCATTCCATTTTTCAATAGCTCCTTTAGAGGTTTCTATATAGTTGATATAATCGAAATCTCCCGAAGTATGAATACAACGAATTGCTGCCCATAAATGATCTTTATCTAGATTATTCTCTGGTAAATTTTCTACAATTTCTCTAAAACTTGCATCCTGAATTTCTTGTCCGGTTTCAGGTTTTCTATTTAAATATCCTCTTGGCGTAATTAAATGATCTCTATATCTAAATGTTTGACTATTCCCTATCAAAACAACACTAAACATATCTACGTCTTCTACGTTTAATTCACCTAAGGTTGTGATTTGAATGTTTTCTTCAGTTCTTCCTAATTGCTTACAAATGGCAACTGGAGTTGAAGCTTCTCTATGCTCTAAATAAATATTCTTTAAAGCTTGTAATTGCCAATATCTCTTCTTACTCCTTGGGTTATATAAACCTGTAACAAAATC
This genomic stretch from Tenacibaculum jejuense harbors:
- the bluB gene encoding 5,6-dimethylbenzimidazole synthase, translated to MENEIQRFFNEEEQQILEEILLHRRDVRGNHFKKDPVVEEDVDRILQAALAAPSVGFSQPWEFVIIYDEKTKEAIRGSFQEENEKAIAQFSDEKRQKYIRLKLEGITESPLNIAVFYKPKKEPVLGQTSMPNMGKYSVVCAIQNMWLMARSLNIGMGWVSILDPEKVKGILNAPKENQLIGYLCFGYTDKFYNKPELEIKKWDYKKLQHEVVIQEKYK
- the cobJ gene encoding precorrin-3B C(17)-methyltransferase produces the protein MIKVVGIGPGHQQYMIPMAAEAITKATVIIGYHYYFQFIQHLIDPNAVCIGKELSEEEKRAEIAIEHAQKGENVIVIGSGDASIYAMASIVYQKVAEQQLEIPVETVPGISAFITAGSKLGAILGHDFCCISLSDLMTPWTTIEKRIKAAAQGDFVTGLYNPRSKKRYWQLQALKNIYLEHREASTPVAICKQLGRTEENIQITTLGELNVEDVDMFSVVLIGNSQTFRYRDHLITPRGYLNRKPETGQEIQDASFREIVENLPENNLDKDHLWAAIRCIHTSGDFDYINYIETSKGAIEKWNDYLKNGGVIVTDVTMVKAGITRAFTGKYNNEVVCLLNDEETLKLAAEEGLTRSQAGIKRAAEKYPNALFVIGNAPTALIEIVDQVHEGIIQPIGIVGAPVGFINVIESKERLKMQKETSFALITERRGGSNFAAAIVNAAFTLDEVSKLELS
- the cbiE gene encoding precorrin-6y C5,15-methyltransferase (decarboxylating) subunit CbiE, which produces MIFHVIGIGNSKPVFSNEQNELIRNTTVFSGGKRHLELVKDVLPKDYQWIYIKSPMSTVFHQYENAQTNVVIFASGNPLFYGFSNTLQNKYPNAVIHTEPYFSSIQLLANKTNTNSNELIAVSVHGRTWKALDAALIQQKSLIGVLTDADKNPKAIAERLLQYGFTNYKISIGEDLEGEHEKVQTLTLSEALGYEYHKLNCVLLHRIEKRKQHFGIQDGNFKGLPGRPKMITKMPIRLTTLHLLEILNAKVFWDIGFCTGSIAIEAKLKNPNLEVVAFEKREECEEILYQNQKTFGVPGIQEIIGDFFEEDIETYNQPDTVFIGGHGGRLEELLMKVNKVITSNAIIVMNTVKETSRLSFIESCKNLGWKLTEEINLTLDLHNPICLLKAVKIEGK
- the cobM gene encoding precorrin-4 C(11)-methyltransferase codes for the protein MAEQVLKVAIISFTDNGLEIAKTLQNEFYRSKVFTTREVEETKDIKQIDSVKELMEASFQKYDAWLFIGALGICVRSIASVIEDKKTDPAVVNIDDQGKFAQSVLSGHIGKANELTAQISRILQATSVVSTSSDLQDLWSLDMLAEQYGWAQKCNTELNVIISLFVNRKPIALVLKVKDKGTEFLEKTCPDFVTIYYSLDAVVTEKHEALLYVGYELIQLDLPTLAFHPKCIALGSGCSKDIEPELFEKILCEELQKQQVAIESVMAIGSADIKAEEQAYLDIVAKLDIPLITYNGDELNSIDVANPSEVVKKKVGVYGVSEASSALIANESEWLVEKTKVNTDSGKKFTYAISLVSDFARKPSIAIVGAGSGDPDLLTLKGRAILEVADCILYAGSLVPEELTHMAKEGALVRNSASMTLEEQIDIIDDYYAQGKKIVRLHSGDPSIYGAVQEQMTIFDAKGYDYYIVPGISSFQAAAAYLKSEFTIPEVAQTIILTRGEGNTPTPEHENIADMAKLRATMCIFLSVGIAKKVQGELLEHYPPETPLAVLYRVSWKDEQVWTGKLTELTQIIKENKLTRTVLIVVGEAVGARKNRSWLYDDKWHHIFRKKEKLVK